The segment CGGCGGTGGGCCTTGGTATGAATGGCTTTTTGTCCGTTTTCCGTGATCCGCACACATACTTGATGCCGGCAAAGATGTACAACGAGGTGGTTGCCAAGGCGAATCCGCGCAGCCTTTCTATTGGCGTGGTGATCGGCCGTTCTGACAAGCAGTACTTCATTAAAAAAGTGATCGAGAATTCTTCTTCGTTTATCGCGGGCCTTCGCAAAGGCGACGTTCTTCTTTCTATCGATGGCAAGAAGGCGCAAGTGATGTCGATGCAAGAACTCAGTGACTCTCTTCGTGGAGAAGAGGGCAGCACACTTCGTTTGTCGGTTCTGCGCCATGGGGATTTGAAAATGATCAACGTCTTGCGCACGCAGCAGACGTTGCCGACGGTGAGCTATCAAGTGCTTGAGGGGATCAAGCCTGTTGGCGTGCTCACGATCAATAAGTTTGCAATCGATGCTTGTACTGAAGTGAAAGGCGCTCTTCAGCACCTCAAACAGCAAGGCATTCGTGGCTTGCTGCTGGATCTTCGTGATAATCCAGGTGGTCAGATGGATGAAGCGGCTTGCGTGACAGGCTTGTTCGTCGGTCTTGGCAAAAAGGTTTTCCAAATTAAGCCGATTGTTCCTGATGTTGAGGAAGAAACAGCATACAGCGAACAAGAGCAAGAGTATGACGGCTCTATGGCCGTATTGATTAACTCAGGCTCGGCAAGTGCAGCTGAAATCGTTGCCGGTGCTTTGCAAGATTATCATCGCGCCATCTTGGTGGGTGAGCGTAGTTTTGGTAAAGGCTCATTCCAAGAAGGTGAAATCTGGTCGAAGAACAGTGAGATCGCCATCTTCGAAACCAAGGGTTTCTATTACCTGCCGTCAGGTCGTACGCCGCAAATGGTGGGCCTAGAGCCTGACGTGAAAGTGAATTTCAAAGACAGTTTTGCTCTTCGTGAACAAGATCAGTTTTGGTATCCACTCATGGCGCCGAATGCGATTTCGACAATCGGTGTTGCCGCGGATTTACAGCCGGATCTTGCAACTTGTATCAGCTTTGACAGTGACTTCTTGTCTCCGGACGATCCTGAAATCAAAGAAGCGCATAGAGTTCTCAGTTGCCGTGGAATTGCTGAACGAGGGGAAAGATGATTTACACAGACCTCTTCAAGTTCAAATTCATTCCAGCTCGTAAACCGTCTGAGAAATTGATGATCGTATTGCATGGAAAAGGCGACAGCATTCGCCCATTCCGCAATTTCGATGACGAGATGGACGTGCCTGAGATGAACTATCTTTTGCTGAATGCACCAAAGAAGTTCCTCGATGGTTACTCTTGGTACGGCGATCCTCCGTATGAGCGCGAAGGCGTTCTTAAGGTTCGCGAAAAGGTTTTGCAGCTTCTTGTTCAGCTCGAAATGCAGGGCTGGAAAAGCGAAAATATTTTCCTTTTTGGTTTTTCTCAGGGCTGTTTAATTAGTGCTGATATTGGTTTGAATTATCCGAAACGTCTTGGCGGTATCGTGGGTGTCAGTGGCTATTTCCACTTCTATCCACGCTGGCGCCAGCAACTGGCGTCGGATTCACTGAAAACCCCATGGGTGTTCACGCACGGCCGTCAGGACGATTTGCTCAAGATTGATGAAACCAAGCACGGAGTTGAAAAGCTCCGCGACGCCGGCTTTGATGTCGATTGGATCGAGCTGGATAAAGAGCATGTCCT is part of the Bdellovibrionales bacterium genome and harbors:
- a CDS encoding serine esterase — protein: MIYTDLFKFKFIPARKPSEKLMIVLHGKGDSIRPFRNFDDEMDVPEMNYLLLNAPKKFLDGYSWYGDPPYEREGVLKVREKVLQLLVQLEMQGWKSENIFLFGFSQGCLISADIGLNYPKRLGGIVGVSGYFHFYPRWRQQLASDSLKTPWVFTHGRQDDLLKIDETKHGVEKLRDAGFDVDWIELDKEHVLTDEEMPMIRKWVRDQLRGLSK
- a CDS encoding PDZ domain-containing protein codes for the protein MLKRPRLIVSALLIVAMGAFIAFGKAQKLSKVKTADEYWAETGLGSQTLEELLQEGSCSSSERYFYACVNAVQSVAQKYGFDLSTDGRLVPTSKTTSQAISEKELLAPWKVYLSSQAQIPNFPFMKVWKELVNDHIEAEKLSAAVGLGMNGFLSVFRDPHTYLMPAKMYNEVVAKANPRSLSIGVVIGRSDKQYFIKKVIENSSSFIAGLRKGDVLLSIDGKKAQVMSMQELSDSLRGEEGSTLRLSVLRHGDLKMINVLRTQQTLPTVSYQVLEGIKPVGVLTINKFAIDACTEVKGALQHLKQQGIRGLLLDLRDNPGGQMDEAACVTGLFVGLGKKVFQIKPIVPDVEEETAYSEQEQEYDGSMAVLINSGSASAAEIVAGALQDYHRAILVGERSFGKGSFQEGEIWSKNSEIAIFETKGFYYLPSGRTPQMVGLEPDVKVNFKDSFALREQDQFWYPLMAPNAISTIGVAADLQPDLATCISFDSDFLSPDDPEIKEAHRVLSCRGIAERGER